One stretch of Malus domestica chromosome 14, GDT2T_hap1 DNA includes these proteins:
- the LOC114821025 gene encoding pentatricopeptide repeat-containing protein At4g35130, chloroplastic-like — MLWNLMMKSHVECGLVDSALLLYKKMRELGVSHDCFTFPIVNRVVVLLGGEVGYAGMVHCVAIQMGFGMDMYFGNTMIDLYVKCGAIDHARKLFDEMCQRDLVSWTSMISGYVSEGNVPSGLSLFNEMRLELEPNSVTMLIMLQGCCGTESAICGSQFHGYVIKNGLLYDASVQNSILRMYAKLGTINEVEGFFSELDRRDVVSWNICISIFSSRGDVAKVRELFNDMQGKVAPGVETLTLVISALTKHGILSQGESLHCLAIKRGLCDHVLQTSLLDLYAKCGELGISDRLFREIPHRNSITWGAMMFGFIQNGWFSEAVGLFREMQALGPEPWAEILRSLVDAFANLGALKLGKQIHGYIIRKSLYEDEESYTHLETSIINMYIRCGSLSAARVCFDRMLVKDIVTWTSMIEGCGSHGLGFEALKLFDLMIREGVRPNSVTFISLLSACSHSGLVTEGCDAFCSMKWKFGIEPDLDHYTSIVDLLGRSGKLKEALAVIMKMMTFPDSRIWGALLSGCRIYSLRDVGEYAAQRLLELEPDNAGYYTLLSNTQASVGQWDGVEETRRVMSEMDLKKMPGWSWIEAEGRIYGFVSGDRSHHQVEEIYEILECLSRMQ; from the coding sequence ATGTTGTGGAATTTAATGATGAAGTCCCATGTTGAATGTGGTCTTGTTGATTCGGCTCTGTTGCTGTACAAGAAGATGCGTGAGTTGGGTGTTTCGCATGATTGCTTTACGTTCCCGATTGTAAACAGGGTGGTTGTGTTGCTTGGGGGTGAAGTTGGGTATGCAGGAATGGTTCACTGTGTGGCAATTCAAATGGGTTTTGGAATGGATATGTATTTTGGTAATACAATGATTGATTTGTATGTGAAATGCGGAGCAATTGATCATGCTCGTAAgttgtttgatgaaatgtgtCAAAGAGATTTGGTTTCATGGACATCGATGATTTCCGGGTATGTTTCGGAGGGGAATGTTCCCAGTGGGTTGAGCTTGTTCAATGAAATGAGGTTGGAGTTGGAACCGAATTCCGTTACTATGTTGATCATGTTGCAAGGATGTTGTGGCACTGAAAGTGCAATATGTGGAAGTCAATTTCATGGTTATGTGATTAAGAATGGTTTGCTGTATGATGCATCTGTGCAGAACTCAATCTTGAGAATGTATGCTAAATTAGGTACAATCAACGAAGTTGAAGGCTTTTTCAGCGAGCTTGATAGAAGGGATGTCGTCTCCTGGAATATCTGCATTTCCATTTTTTCTTCCAGAGGGGATGTTGCGAAAGTAAGAGAGTTGTTCAATGATATGCAGGGCAAAGTGGCGCCGGGCGTTGAGACATTAACTTTGGTTATATCAGCATTGACCAAACATGGGATTCTTTCCCAAGGTGAAAGCTTGCATTGTTTGGCGATAAAACGTGGGCTTTGTGATCATGTTTTGCAGACATCTTTGTTAGACCTCTATGCCAAGTGTGGAGAATTAGGAATCTCAGATAGGCTGTTCAGAGAAATCCCTCACAGGAACAGCATTACTTGGGGTGCAATGATGTTTGGCTTCATTCAAAATGGTTGGTTTAGTGAAGCTGTTGGACTCTTTCGCGAAATGCAAGCTTTGGGTCCGGAACCATGGGCTGAGATACTAAGAAGCCTCGTTGATGCATTTGCAAACCTAGGTGCTTTGAAGTTGGGAAAACAAATTCATGGCTACATCATAAGGAAATCATTGTATGAAGACGAGGAAAGCTATACTCATCTCGAAACCTCCATAATAAACATGTACATAAGATGTGGTAGTCTATCTGCAGCTAGAGTGTGTTTTGATAGAATGTTGGTCAAAGATATAGTGACTTGGACATCAATGATTGAGGGCTGTGGAAGCCACGGACTTGGTTTTGAAGCCTTGAAACTATTTGACCTGATGATTAGAGAAGGAGTAAGACCAAATAGTGTCACCTTCATAAGCTTGTTATCTGCTTGTAGCCATTCTGGTCTTGTTACTGAAGGTTGTGATGCTTTTTGTTCCATGAAATGGAAGTTTGGTATTGAACCTGATTTAGACCATTACACTAGCATTGTCGATCTCTTGGGTCGATCTGGGAAGCTTAAAGAGGCCTTAGCTGTCATTATGAAAATGATGACTTTTCCGGATAGTAGGATTTGGGGTGCTCTTCTTTCAGGATGTAGAATTTACAGTCTCAGAGATGTTGGGGAGTATGCTGCTCAGAGGCTCTTGGAACTAGAACCTGATAACGCTGGGTACTATACTCTGTTGAGTAACACACAAGCTAGTGTGGGACAGTGGGATGGAGTAGAAGAGACAAGGAGAGTTATGAGCGAGATGGATCTAAAGAAGATGCCAGGGTGGAGCTGGATTGAGGCTGAAGGAAGAATTTATGGGTTTGTTTCAGGAGATAGATCGCACCATCAAGTGGAGGAAATTTATGAAATATTGGAATGTTTAAGCAGGATGCAATAG